A stretch of the Orcinus orca chromosome 1, mOrcOrc1.1, whole genome shotgun sequence genome encodes the following:
- the CDKN2C gene encoding cyclin-dependent kinase 4 inhibitor C, with product MAEPWGNELASAAARGDLEQLTSLLQNNVNVNAQNGFGRTALQVMKLGNPEIARRLLLRGANPDLKDRTGFAVIHDAARAGFLDTLQTLLEFQADVNIEDNEGNLPLHLAAKEGHLPVVEFLVKHTACKVGHRNHQGDTACDLARLYRRNEVVSLMEGNRAEGAANLQ from the exons ATGGCCGAGCCTTGGGGGAACGAGTTGGCGTCCGCAGCTGCCAGGGGGGACCTAGAGCAACTTACTAGTTTGTTGCAAAATAATGTAAACGTCAATGCACAAAATGGATTTGGAAGGACTGCGCTGCAG gtTATGAAACTTGGAAATCCCGAGATTGCCAGGAGACTACTACTTAGAGGTGCTAATCCCGATTTGAAAGACCGAACTGGTTTCGCTGTCATTCACGATGCAGCCAGAGCAGGTTTCCTGGACACTTTACAGACTTTGCTGGAGTTTCAAGCTGATGTTAACATCGAGGATAATGAAGGGAACCTGCCCTTGCACTTGGCTGCCAAAGAAGGCCACCTCCCCGTGGTGGAGTTCCTTGTGAAGCACACGGCCTGCAAAGTGGGGCATCGGAACCATCAGGGGGACACCGCCTGCGACTTGGCCAGGCTCTACCGGAGAAACGAGGTCGTTAGCCTGATGGAGGGAAACCGGGCGGAGGGAGCTGCGAATCTGCAATGA